One window of Coriobacteriia bacterium genomic DNA carries:
- a CDS encoding iron ABC transporter permease, with protein MAGEEQKDVAAGAPSDDTPGLVAGKVVPRHGAYEARRSSTVLATVISVAVLFALFVVSLGLGRAMIPPAEVLGILGQQFFGMQGDFSQGNVTIVINVRLPRICAAMLVGSALAIAGATYQGLFKNPMVSPDILGASAGASFGAALALLLTNGGGGIVETSAFVLGFVAVMLTYFSSKSIGHGTNMTLLLVLCGLIVGTLFQSFVSIIKYTADPDSKLPEITYWLMGSIAKVTWADLKIFLIPYVLGAVPLLLLRWRLNTLAFGDAEAVSLGVNVPLLRAILILCSTLLTAAVVAIAGVVGWVGLIIPHMVRFITGPDNRVVLPLSLVFGAGFLVIVDTACRTLMASEIPLGILTSIIGAPFFFFILLKTRKGGGEQI; from the coding sequence ATGGCGGGCGAAGAGCAGAAGGACGTTGCGGCAGGCGCGCCGTCGGATGACACCCCGGGCCTCGTCGCCGGCAAAGTGGTTCCCCGCCACGGCGCTTACGAGGCGCGTCGCTCCTCGACGGTGCTCGCGACGGTCATCAGCGTCGCCGTGCTGTTTGCCCTGTTCGTCGTCAGCCTCGGCCTGGGCCGCGCGATGATCCCGCCGGCGGAGGTGCTCGGCATCCTGGGCCAGCAGTTCTTCGGCATGCAGGGCGACTTCTCGCAGGGCAACGTCACCATCGTCATCAACGTGCGCCTGCCGCGCATCTGCGCCGCCATGCTCGTCGGCTCGGCGCTCGCCATCGCGGGCGCCACGTACCAGGGCCTCTTCAAGAACCCGATGGTCTCGCCCGACATCCTGGGCGCCTCGGCGGGCGCGAGCTTCGGCGCAGCCCTGGCGCTGCTGCTCACGAACGGCGGGGGAGGCATCGTCGAGACGAGCGCCTTCGTGCTGGGCTTCGTCGCCGTCATGCTCACGTACTTCTCGAGCAAGAGCATCGGCCACGGCACGAACATGACGCTGCTGCTCGTGCTGTGCGGCCTCATCGTCGGCACGCTGTTCCAGTCGTTCGTCTCCATCATCAAGTACACGGCCGACCCCGACTCGAAGCTGCCCGAGATCACGTACTGGCTCATGGGCTCCATCGCCAAGGTCACGTGGGCCGACCTCAAGATATTCCTCATCCCGTACGTCCTGGGCGCCGTGCCCCTGCTCCTGCTGCGCTGGCGCCTCAACACACTGGCGTTCGGCGACGCCGAGGCCGTGTCGCTCGGCGTGAACGTGCCGCTGCTGCGCGCGATCCTCATCCTGTGCTCGACGCTGCTCACGGCCGCCGTCGTCGCCATCGCGGGCGTCGTCGGGTGGGTCGGCCTCATCATCCCGCACATGGTGCGCTTCATCACGGGGCCGGACAACCGCGTCGTGCTGCCGCTGTCGCTCGTGTTCGGCGCCGGCTTCCTTGTGATCGTGGACACGGCGTGTCGCACGCTCATGGCGTCCGAGATCCCGCTGGGCATTCTGACGTCGATCATCGGCGCGCCGTTCTTCTTCTTCATCTTGCTCAAGACGCGCAAGGGGGGAGGTGAGCAGATATGA
- a CDS encoding ABC transporter ATP-binding protein has product MILAAEHVDCGYKGQAILHDVDLTFKSGEVVCLLGPNGVGKTTMFKTMLGFLAPVKGRITIDGKPRSEFTRKQFAQLVAYVPQLHEPPFPFSVLDVVLAGCASRLGPLATPSKEDYAKAEATLDELGVSYLRDMTFTEISGGEQQMTLVARALVQDPKMLVMDEPTAALDFGNQVRVLSCVRRLAAEQGRGVIMTSHNPDHAFLCCSRAVLIKRDRTLIDGPVDDVVTEENLRAAYGIRVRITQATGDDGMPIKTCVPLL; this is encoded by the coding sequence ATGATCCTCGCGGCGGAGCACGTCGACTGCGGCTACAAGGGCCAGGCCATCCTGCACGACGTCGACCTGACGTTCAAGAGCGGCGAGGTCGTGTGCCTGCTCGGCCCCAACGGCGTGGGCAAGACGACGATGTTCAAGACGATGCTCGGCTTCCTCGCGCCGGTCAAGGGGCGCATCACCATCGACGGCAAGCCGCGCTCCGAGTTCACGCGCAAGCAGTTCGCCCAGCTCGTGGCCTACGTCCCGCAGCTGCACGAGCCCCCGTTTCCCTTCTCGGTGCTCGATGTCGTGCTGGCGGGCTGCGCCTCGCGCCTCGGCCCTCTGGCGACGCCTTCGAAGGAGGACTACGCCAAGGCCGAGGCCACGCTCGACGAGCTGGGCGTGAGCTACCTGCGCGACATGACGTTCACGGAGATCTCCGGCGGCGAGCAGCAGATGACGCTCGTCGCGCGCGCCCTGGTGCAGGACCCCAAGATGCTCGTCATGGACGAGCCGACGGCGGCGCTGGACTTCGGCAACCAGGTGCGCGTGCTGTCGTGCGTGCGCCGGCTGGCGGCCGAGCAGGGGCGCGGCGTCATCATGACGTCGCACAACCCCGACCACGCCTTTTTGTGCTGCTCGCGCGCCGTGCTCATCAAGCGCGACCGCACGCTTATCGACGGCCCGGTCGACGACGTCGTGACGGAGGAGAACCTGCGCGCCGCCTACGGCATCCGCGTGCGCATCACGCAGGCGACCGGCGACGACGGCATGCCCATCAAGACGTGCGTGCCGCTGCTCTAA